A DNA window from Gillisia sp. Hel1_33_143 contains the following coding sequences:
- a CDS encoding FTR1 family protein produces the protein MISNHSIPSYFLYVFIFFSALQISAKDKDTSIQSVIHLLDYLSKDYPTAVRDGRVLDKAEYAEMQEFSAKIFNLAKAINLPSESGQSILSDLNDLKNLVQDKAPSKKVKDLAEKSKWAIIKVTGYEVAPQNWPGISNGQSLYLLNCVQCHGLKGAGNGSLAIGLKPAPANFLNDSLMSDLSPFEAYNTVKLGVEGTAMRAFTELSDKEAWDLAFYVKSLRFQKQKIDSVNLKKIFNQEYGNISLKEVATLSDNELSNKLGSDMQGQKKLKALRAFSPSEKLSQSSLSIARDYLYQALASYKNGNKDESRQKALAAYLEGIEPVEVRLKANDPEFTSQLEQKMMDVRQTIEQGENPKEVENKINSALSTIDSAQKMMDDEKINYWLSFFLSASIMLREGLEAFLIIALILALIRSTPGAKKALPYIHGGWIIAILMGVAGWFLSDWIIGISGQNREIMEGMISLIAVIVLAFVGFWLHNHSHSKKWKEFIEKKVVAQLKGEKMIGLAFFSFMVVFREAFESILFLQAIGLETQAGDQSSIGFGVLAAFALIGLIAFIFLKYSKKIPVRLLFRYSSWIITLLAVILIGKGVHAIQEAGWLSITGFPVTLKIDWLGIYPTLESLVSQLVLLGILMLLYYLSNYRNRVIKIK, from the coding sequence ATGATATCAAACCATTCAATCCCTTCATATTTTCTATATGTTTTTATATTTTTCTCGGCTCTTCAGATTTCCGCCAAGGATAAGGATACTAGTATTCAAAGTGTAATCCACCTTCTGGACTATCTTTCAAAAGATTATCCAACGGCGGTAAGGGATGGCAGGGTACTCGATAAGGCGGAATATGCCGAAATGCAGGAGTTTAGCGCAAAGATATTCAATTTGGCCAAAGCGATAAACCTGCCTTCCGAGTCCGGCCAGTCTATTCTTTCTGACTTAAATGATCTAAAAAACCTTGTCCAGGATAAAGCTCCCAGCAAAAAAGTCAAGGACTTAGCAGAAAAATCAAAATGGGCGATCATTAAAGTGACCGGTTATGAAGTTGCTCCCCAAAATTGGCCGGGTATATCAAATGGCCAAAGCCTGTATTTGCTGAACTGTGTTCAATGCCACGGGCTAAAAGGCGCTGGAAATGGAAGTTTAGCAATCGGGTTAAAACCGGCACCGGCAAATTTTTTAAATGATTCCCTAATGTCTGACTTGTCCCCGTTTGAAGCTTATAATACGGTAAAACTGGGCGTGGAAGGGACGGCTATGCGCGCATTTACAGAACTGAGCGATAAGGAAGCCTGGGATTTGGCCTTTTATGTCAAATCACTACGGTTTCAAAAACAAAAAATAGATTCCGTAAACCTAAAAAAAATATTCAATCAGGAATATGGTAACATCTCCCTAAAAGAAGTTGCCACCTTATCCGATAATGAATTATCGAACAAACTCGGTTCAGATATGCAGGGACAAAAAAAGCTGAAAGCGTTAAGGGCTTTTTCCCCTTCGGAAAAACTATCGCAATCCAGTTTAAGCATCGCGAGGGATTATCTTTATCAAGCATTGGCAAGCTATAAAAATGGCAATAAAGACGAATCACGCCAAAAAGCTCTTGCTGCCTATTTGGAAGGAATTGAACCTGTAGAAGTGCGCCTAAAAGCAAACGACCCTGAATTTACCTCGCAATTGGAGCAAAAAATGATGGACGTAAGGCAGACGATTGAACAAGGCGAAAATCCAAAAGAGGTCGAAAACAAAATAAATAGTGCACTCTCAACAATTGACAGTGCCCAAAAAATGATGGACGATGAAAAGATTAATTACTGGTTGTCTTTCTTTTTATCCGCATCTATTATGTTACGGGAAGGACTGGAAGCCTTTTTGATCATTGCCCTTATCTTGGCACTAATACGCAGTACACCAGGGGCAAAAAAAGCTTTACCTTATATTCACGGGGGATGGATAATTGCCATTCTAATGGGGGTGGCAGGATGGTTCCTTTCAGATTGGATTATTGGCATAAGTGGACAGAATAGGGAGATAATGGAGGGGATGATCTCTTTGATAGCGGTTATTGTACTTGCCTTTGTCGGTTTTTGGCTACATAACCATTCCCATTCCAAAAAGTGGAAAGAGTTTATTGAAAAAAAGGTTGTGGCACAATTGAAGGGCGAAAAAATGATTGGGCTGGCCTTCTTTTCATTTATGGTTGTTTTTCGCGAAGCTTTTGAATCAATCCTTTTTCTACAGGCAATTGGATTGGAAACCCAAGCAGGCGACCAATCATCTATCGGGTTTGGTGTTTTGGCAGCTTTCGCTTTGATAGGATTAATTGCCTTTATTTTCCTGAAATATTCCAAAAAAATACCTGTCAGGCTACTTTTTAGGTATTCTTCTTGGATAATAACCCTTTTGGCTGTAATCCTTATCGGCAAGGGTGTCCACGCCATTCAGGAGGCTGGATGGCTTTCTATAACCGGCTTTCCGGTTACCCTTAAGATTGATTGGTTGGGAATCTATCCTACATTGGAAAGTCTGGTATCACAACTGGTTTTACTTGGGATTCTAATGTTGCTTTATTACCTGAGCAATTATAGAAATAGAGTAATCAAAATTAAATAG
- a CDS encoding cation transporter: MNKSTFIISKMDCPSEEQMIRMKLETYTQVKYLDFDIPNRKLEVYHLEAIEEIRSSIAELKFNETLQGTEEAEPPVMEDQSKQKKILWWVLGINFGFFVIEMTTGWISSSMGLIADSLDMLADSIVYALSLFAVGGAIARKKKVAKFSGYFQMALATLGFMEVLRRFFTESETPLFQWMIIVSIFALLGNLISLWLINKAKSKEAHMQASAIFTSNDIIVNGGVILAGTLVYFLDSKWPDLVIGAIVFTFVMQGAIKILKLSK; this comes from the coding sequence ATGAACAAAAGCACTTTCATAATAAGTAAAATGGACTGTCCCTCGGAAGAGCAGATGATTCGGATGAAATTAGAGACTTACACCCAGGTTAAATACTTGGATTTTGATATACCCAACAGAAAGTTGGAAGTGTACCATTTAGAAGCGATCGAAGAGATACGTTCATCAATTGCCGAATTAAAGTTCAATGAAACACTTCAGGGAACCGAAGAAGCCGAACCTCCTGTAATGGAAGACCAATCCAAACAAAAAAAAATTCTTTGGTGGGTCTTAGGAATCAATTTTGGATTTTTCGTCATCGAAATGACTACGGGTTGGATTTCTTCTTCTATGGGTCTAATTGCAGATTCGTTGGATATGTTGGCAGATTCCATCGTGTACGCGTTGAGTCTTTTTGCGGTCGGCGGTGCTATTGCTAGAAAAAAGAAAGTGGCGAAATTCAGCGGATACTTTCAGATGGCTCTGGCGACACTTGGATTTATGGAAGTATTGAGAAGGTTTTTTACTGAAAGCGAAACACCTTTATTCCAATGGATGATCATTGTTTCCATATTTGCCTTACTTGGTAATCTTATTTCGCTTTGGTTGATTAACAAAGCCAAAAGTAAGGAAGCCCATATGCAGGCGAGCGCGATTTTTACCTCCAACGATATTATAGTAAACGGAGGTGTCATATTAGCGGGAACCTTGGTATATTTTTTAGATAGTAAATGGCCAGATTTGGTTATTGGAGCTATTGTTTTCACGTTTGTTATGCAGGGAGCGATTAAGATTTTAAAATTGTCCAAATAA
- a CDS encoding heavy metal translocating P-type ATPase yields MKKKKLNLRDLKVDDSGKKEGSMNNKVSSQLSIREYIPSIFSFVMLIAGILFDYFETFPQFSGWIRILWYVVAYIPVGFPVIKEGWESIKQGDFFTEFFLMSIATLGAFAIGEYPEGVAVMLFYAVGELFQNAAVKRAKGNIKALLDVRPNTALVYRNGDYVSVDPETVEIGEKVQIRVGEKIPLDGVLLSQKASVNTAAITGESKPDAISKGDKVFAGSINLEGVIEIQSTKEFKDSSIARILDMVQNATARKSKTELFIRKFARIYTPIVVFLAICLTVLPYFIVENYVFSDWLYRALIFLVISCPCALVISIPLGYFGGLGAASRNGILFKGASFLDTMTQVNTVVMDKTGTVTHGVFKIKQIVSSAFAEKEFMNYLLAMEEQSTHPIARAVMQYELQIKKFSATKVTEIAGKGLKGTVNGKMVLAGNKALMTANKIEVPAETDTIVESIVMVAIDGTFAGYITIADELKEDAHEAIKQIRESGISKIIMLSGDKDSITQQVAKEMGVDWAKGGLLPEDKLNEVEALKKQVGTKVAFIGDGINDAPVLAASDVGIAMGGLGSDVAIETADVIIQTDQPSKIARAIKIGRSTRRIVWQNIGLAFGVKIIVMILGAMGMATMWEAVFADVGVAFLAILNAIRLQKMNWE; encoded by the coding sequence ATGAAAAAGAAAAAATTAAACTTAAGGGATCTCAAGGTCGATGATAGCGGCAAAAAGGAAGGTTCTATGAATAACAAAGTTTCATCACAGCTGAGCATTAGGGAATATATACCTTCCATATTCAGTTTTGTAATGCTGATAGCAGGCATCCTTTTTGACTATTTTGAAACATTTCCCCAATTTTCGGGCTGGATCCGCATCCTCTGGTACGTGGTTGCGTATATCCCAGTTGGATTTCCTGTAATAAAAGAGGGTTGGGAAAGTATTAAACAGGGGGATTTCTTTACCGAATTCTTCCTGATGTCCATCGCAACCTTAGGGGCGTTCGCCATTGGGGAATATCCGGAAGGTGTGGCCGTAATGCTATTCTATGCCGTAGGCGAACTGTTCCAAAACGCAGCCGTAAAAAGAGCTAAGGGCAACATAAAGGCACTATTGGATGTAAGACCCAATACGGCTTTGGTCTATCGGAACGGCGATTATGTTTCGGTTGACCCTGAAACTGTAGAAATTGGGGAAAAAGTTCAAATCCGGGTAGGGGAAAAAATTCCTTTGGATGGAGTGCTACTTTCTCAAAAGGCATCGGTAAACACTGCTGCCATTACGGGAGAAAGCAAGCCCGATGCAATTTCAAAGGGTGACAAGGTATTTGCAGGAAGCATAAATCTAGAAGGTGTTATCGAGATTCAGTCAACAAAAGAATTCAAGGACAGTTCCATAGCCCGGATCCTGGATATGGTGCAGAATGCGACCGCTCGTAAATCAAAGACCGAATTGTTCATTAGAAAATTCGCTCGCATTTACACCCCTATCGTAGTTTTTTTGGCTATTTGCTTAACGGTCCTGCCCTATTTTATTGTTGAAAATTATGTATTTAGTGATTGGTTGTACAGGGCATTGATTTTCCTTGTGATATCCTGTCCCTGTGCGTTGGTCATTTCCATTCCTCTGGGTTATTTCGGCGGATTGGGTGCTGCATCCCGAAATGGTATTCTTTTCAAAGGTGCCTCCTTTTTGGATACGATGACCCAAGTGAATACCGTGGTTATGGATAAAACCGGAACCGTAACCCACGGGGTTTTTAAAATCAAGCAAATTGTAAGTTCTGCTTTTGCAGAAAAAGAGTTTATGAACTATCTGCTCGCAATGGAAGAGCAATCCACACACCCCATTGCCCGTGCCGTTATGCAGTACGAATTACAAATAAAAAAATTCAGCGCCACGAAAGTAACGGAAATAGCAGGCAAAGGCCTCAAGGGTACCGTTAACGGAAAAATGGTCTTGGCAGGAAATAAGGCTTTGATGACAGCCAATAAAATAGAAGTTCCTGCGGAAACCGATACAATAGTAGAATCAATAGTTATGGTCGCTATTGATGGCACTTTTGCCGGCTATATAACCATTGCGGATGAACTGAAAGAAGATGCCCACGAAGCAATAAAGCAGATTCGGGAATCGGGTATTTCCAAAATCATAATGCTATCTGGAGACAAGGATTCCATAACCCAACAAGTGGCAAAAGAAATGGGTGTTGATTGGGCAAAAGGCGGACTGCTTCCTGAAGATAAGTTAAACGAAGTAGAGGCCTTAAAAAAACAGGTTGGCACTAAAGTAGCCTTTATTGGTGATGGTATCAACGATGCCCCCGTATTGGCAGCGAGCGATGTTGGCATCGCAATGGGTGGCTTGGGCAGCGATGTGGCCATTGAAACGGCAGATGTTATCATCCAGACCGACCAACCTTCAAAAATTGCAAGAGCAATAAAAATCGGTCGTTCTACACGTCGTATCGTCTGGCAGAATATTGGTTTGGCCTTTGGTGTAAAAATCATTGTTATGATTTTGGGCGCAATGGGGATGGCTACAATGTGGGAGGCTGTTTTTGCAGACGTTGGAGTGGCCTTTCTGGCAATACTCAATGCCATTCGATTACAGAAAATGAATTGGGAATAG
- a CDS encoding lipoprotein signal peptidase: MKNRNIILLILLLLAIDQAIKIYVKTHFYYGEEYYVFGQDWFRLHFLENPGMAWGLKFGEGYLAKVVLILFRLAAIVWGTFYIKKMISKGYTKVLIICAAFIYAGALGNLIDGAFYGMIFEKSDPALQNIAEIFPARGGYSGFLNGNVVDMWFFPIIDTRLPDWLPQWGGNKFTFFDPVFNTADVWISMGVISLLIFQNKGRKDLNISNKKHPKYTAGPEQF, from the coding sequence ATGAAGAATAGAAATATAATCTTATTGATTTTACTGTTGTTGGCTATAGACCAGGCAATAAAGATATATGTAAAGACCCATTTCTATTATGGAGAGGAATATTATGTATTTGGACAGGATTGGTTTCGCTTACATTTCTTGGAAAACCCCGGGATGGCCTGGGGATTGAAGTTTGGCGAAGGTTATCTAGCCAAGGTTGTTTTAATCTTATTCCGATTAGCCGCTATTGTTTGGGGAACCTTTTATATCAAAAAGATGATTAGCAAGGGATATACCAAGGTCTTAATAATCTGTGCAGCATTTATATACGCAGGTGCATTGGGCAACTTGATTGATGGAGCCTTCTACGGGATGATTTTTGAAAAAAGTGATCCAGCGCTTCAGAACATTGCAGAAATTTTCCCTGCAAGAGGTGGTTATTCTGGATTTTTAAATGGCAATGTGGTCGATATGTGGTTCTTTCCAATTATAGATACAAGGCTTCCGGATTGGTTGCCGCAATGGGGAGGTAACAAATTTACGTTTTTTGACCCGGTATTCAATACTGCGGATGTTTGGATTAGTATGGGCGTGATTTCACTCCTGATTTTTCAAAACAAAGGACGTAAAGACCTGAACATTTCGAATAAAAAACACCCTAAATATACCGCAGGTCCGGAACAGTTTTAA
- a CDS encoding nucleotidyl transferase AbiEii/AbiGii toxin family protein gives MIENKSFTKEWLDIFRSKKEHKGINVTILEKMVHAFSLLEHLKIEGLDFVFKGGTSLVLLLEEGNRFSIDIDIISSVERDPLEKILDAVVANSHFKSHTLNERRSYKEGVPKAHYTFEFDSDYNPNVPGTILLDVLFDSPHYPELIESSVEISWLSIAKPIISIATPSVNSICGDKLTAFAPETIGIPYYKGDQLFTMEICKQLFDLGKLFENITDMSIVKASFSAFSKAELSYRSSDKDFSSKNLKEKDVLWDSLNTCAIIARRERNPTAETKKKFTDLNLGIRSFGSAFLMTGHFRIEEAMAASARVAYLNALLLQPEITEIEYYEGQDISTLTIEKEDWLFLNKLKRQPDKTIFYYWYKAVELL, from the coding sequence ATGATTGAAAACAAAAGCTTCACAAAGGAATGGTTGGATATTTTCCGGTCAAAAAAAGAACATAAAGGCATTAACGTAACCATTCTAGAAAAAATGGTTCACGCATTTTCTTTATTAGAACATCTAAAGATAGAAGGGCTTGATTTTGTCTTTAAAGGCGGCACATCACTCGTGCTTTTACTTGAAGAAGGCAATCGGTTTTCAATAGATATCGATATTATTTCGAGTGTAGAGCGTGACCCATTGGAAAAAATTCTTGATGCGGTTGTTGCCAACTCACATTTTAAAAGCCATACTTTGAATGAACGTCGAAGCTACAAAGAAGGCGTTCCAAAGGCACATTATACTTTTGAATTTGATTCAGATTACAACCCGAACGTTCCAGGAACTATTCTTTTGGATGTTCTTTTTGACAGTCCACATTATCCAGAACTTATAGAATCTTCAGTTGAGATTTCGTGGCTATCGATTGCTAAACCTATAATATCAATTGCCACACCTTCGGTAAATTCCATCTGTGGCGATAAGCTTACTGCTTTTGCACCAGAGACCATCGGTATTCCCTATTATAAGGGCGACCAGTTATTTACAATGGAAATCTGTAAGCAATTGTTCGATTTAGGGAAGTTGTTTGAAAATATTACGGATATGTCTATCGTTAAAGCAAGTTTTTCCGCTTTCTCAAAAGCAGAACTATCTTATCGAAGTTCCGATAAAGATTTTAGTAGCAAAAATTTAAAAGAAAAAGATGTATTATGGGATTCCTTAAACACCTGTGCAATCATAGCCAGAAGAGAACGCAATCCAACAGCCGAAACCAAAAAAAAATTTACTGATTTGAACTTGGGTATACGAAGTTTTGGAAGTGCTTTTCTTATGACAGGACATTTCAGGATAGAAGAGGCAATGGCAGCTTCGGCGAGAGTAGCTTATTTGAATGCACTTTTATTACAGCCCGAAATTACTGAAATTGAATATTATGAAGGACAGGATATATCTACACTTACTATAGAAAAAGAGGATTGGTTATTCTTGAACAAATTAAAACGACAACCAGATAAAACCATCTTTTATTATTGGTACAAGGCAGTGGAATTATTATAA
- a CDS encoding DUF6577 family protein produces the protein MPKIVENKLIEAFKERGSFDRDELFQFYLDFEPDLKESTFSWRIYDLKKKDIIKTIGRGLYIISYKPKYRPVLSDSVLKIASKTNERFKEIQYAIWENQWFNEFTQHQVSNQMIVVEVEKEFTESLYYYLNDSLKMDFFLNPDDKEIEFYISESAVPVVIKRLVTRAPISKLKDKKNVVPIATLEKIMVDLFADENLFHFYQGSELINIYEKILERYSINFTKLFSYAKRRKKEQEIKQFINNHIPNILENIIND, from the coding sequence ATGCCAAAGATTGTAGAAAATAAGCTTATAGAAGCATTTAAGGAACGTGGTTCTTTTGATAGGGATGAACTATTTCAGTTCTATCTGGACTTTGAACCGGATTTGAAGGAAAGCACCTTTAGTTGGCGAATTTATGACCTGAAGAAAAAGGACATCATCAAAACTATTGGTCGTGGGTTGTATATCATATCCTATAAACCCAAGTATAGACCAGTACTGTCTGATAGCGTTCTAAAAATAGCAAGTAAGACCAATGAACGGTTTAAGGAAATCCAATATGCTATATGGGAAAACCAATGGTTCAATGAATTTACACAGCATCAGGTATCCAATCAAATGATTGTGGTGGAAGTGGAAAAGGAATTTACAGAATCGCTCTACTATTATCTAAATGATTCATTGAAAATGGATTTTTTCTTGAATCCCGATGACAAGGAAATTGAATTCTACATTTCCGAGAGTGCTGTCCCCGTGGTCATAAAACGTCTCGTTACAAGAGCACCGATAAGCAAGCTGAAAGATAAAAAAAATGTAGTTCCCATTGCCACGCTTGAAAAAATAATGGTGGACTTGTTTGCAGATGAAAACCTGTTCCATTTTTACCAAGGCTCTGAACTTATAAACATTTATGAAAAGATACTTGAACGATACAGCATTAATTTCACAAAGCTTTTTAGCTATGCGAAAAGACGAAAGAAAGAACAGGAAATCAAGCAGTTTATCAATAACCACATACCGAATATTTTAGAGAATATAATCAATGATTGA
- a CDS encoding NERD domain-containing protein — MTPSEKYVANLCKKSFLPFWSFPNPLGKKDKELCDVLVVCGNTIILISVKDIQVSNHKDKSIQYTRWVKKAVDDSIQQLYGAERFLKNIKEIKLKNRITKVKLPDKKLQTIYRIAIAFGSEYDFPLPMGINKRGFIHVFDEKSTATIISELDTITDFTRYLEVKESFLSSNHMLLPEETDFFALYIQTGLEFDYPVDAVAGSGGLWESYIKSEDYSDWRKRIIPSFIWDYMITQLHEYHINKTTNSQQIQDLENAIRIINQEDRIHRTELGLALDNAIKKKSIGRMLLPQPGAKHMYVFMPLTQKNWEGKEKELELRCIVARYLNPSVDTIIGIGIGSNGKDESVYDICYHYIPEITDEFIKNAKEIQQKLGYFKNPTQSHNSEYSVENFNGFGINNP, encoded by the coding sequence ATGACACCTTCAGAAAAATACGTAGCGAATTTATGTAAGAAGTCTTTTTTACCATTTTGGAGTTTTCCAAATCCGTTGGGCAAGAAAGACAAAGAGTTATGTGATGTTCTTGTTGTATGCGGTAACACAATCATTTTGATATCTGTTAAAGATATCCAAGTATCAAATCATAAAGATAAAAGTATTCAGTATACAAGGTGGGTTAAAAAGGCTGTGGACGATTCAATTCAACAGCTTTATGGAGCAGAAAGGTTTTTGAAAAATATTAAAGAAATAAAATTAAAAAACCGTATTACAAAGGTTAAGCTACCAGATAAAAAATTGCAAACCATTTATAGAATTGCAATTGCCTTTGGAAGTGAATATGATTTTCCGTTACCAATGGGAATAAATAAGAGGGGTTTTATACACGTATTTGACGAAAAGTCAACAGCAACTATTATAAGTGAACTTGATACAATAACTGATTTTACAAGATACCTGGAAGTAAAGGAAAGTTTTCTTTCTTCGAATCATATGTTACTTCCAGAAGAAACCGATTTTTTTGCCCTTTATATCCAAACAGGGCTTGAATTTGATTATCCAGTCGATGCAGTAGCTGGTTCAGGTGGACTTTGGGAAAGTTATATTAAGTCAGAAGATTATAGTGATTGGAGAAAACGTATTATACCGAGTTTTATTTGGGATTATATGATAACCCAATTACACGAATATCATATAAATAAAACAACAAATAGCCAGCAAATTCAAGATTTAGAAAATGCAATCCGAATAATAAACCAAGAGGACAGAATACACAGAACTGAACTAGGTTTAGCCCTTGATAATGCCATTAAAAAGAAATCAATTGGTAGAATGCTTCTTCCACAGCCAGGTGCTAAACATATGTATGTATTTATGCCTCTAACCCAAAAAAATTGGGAGGGAAAAGAGAAAGAGTTAGAGTTGAGATGTATTGTTGCACGATATTTAAATCCCTCCGTAGATACAATTATTGGAATAGGTATTGGTTCAAACGGTAAAGATGAAAGTGTGTATGATATCTGCTATCACTACATTCCTGAAATCACTGATGAATTTATAAAAAATGCAAAAGAAATACAGCAGAAGCTAGGATATTTTAAAAATCCAACACAATCCCATAATTCCGAATATTCAGTAGAAAACTTTAATGGATTTGGAATTAACAATCCATAA
- a CDS encoding DUF4238 domain-containing protein, with amino-acid sequence MSEKKKQHYVPKFYLKFFSIKHNQKHIKLCLKKSGEIIQQADLVSQAQESYFYGKDLEREKWFGTIEDTTSVILKEVVKTKTLPKNNSDDYYWIWLFILLQAYRTRAHADEFNDIIDKTMKTAMKFESQFKDFEYDNYFFAYDDAIEKTMDILLKSLPMMRDMQIKLLLNKTTEEIITSDNPVSKYNQFLESRKFPYGHNGMASKGLQILYPLAPDLMLLMYDPKIYKVGNRKQFSQIVINEKDVGVLNLLTCLYANKVLYSTNNVTDFHFEQLLENSNKFKNQKKLELKYYDPVTNYDETKSVIVQHHKTPYMLNLNLSFVKQTQHAKSYKLSGCYSEIRDESYRNKR; translated from the coding sequence ATGTCCGAAAAAAAGAAACAACATTATGTTCCAAAATTTTATTTGAAATTTTTCAGTATTAAGCATAATCAAAAGCACATAAAATTATGTTTAAAAAAATCAGGTGAAATTATTCAACAAGCAGATTTAGTGAGCCAAGCACAAGAATCATATTTTTATGGTAAGGATTTAGAAAGAGAAAAATGGTTTGGAACCATTGAGGATACCACCTCTGTTATTCTAAAGGAAGTAGTTAAAACGAAAACTTTACCTAAAAACAACTCCGATGACTACTATTGGATCTGGCTATTTATTTTACTTCAAGCCTATCGCACGCGAGCACATGCAGATGAGTTCAATGATATAATTGATAAAACAATGAAAACTGCAATGAAATTTGAATCTCAATTCAAAGATTTTGAATATGACAATTATTTCTTTGCTTACGATGATGCAATTGAAAAAACAATGGACATTTTACTTAAGAGCCTACCAATGATGAGAGATATGCAAATAAAGCTACTTCTTAATAAAACTACTGAAGAAATTATAACCAGTGATAACCCAGTTTCCAAATACAATCAATTCTTAGAATCCAGGAAATTTCCTTATGGACACAATGGTATGGCAAGCAAAGGTTTACAGATTCTATATCCATTAGCTCCAGATTTGATGCTATTAATGTACGACCCCAAAATATATAAAGTGGGAAATAGAAAACAATTCAGTCAGATAGTAATAAATGAAAAAGATGTTGGAGTTTTAAATCTTTTAACCTGTTTATATGCAAATAAGGTTTTGTATTCCACAAACAATGTAACTGATTTTCATTTTGAACAATTGCTGGAAAATTCCAACAAATTCAAAAATCAAAAGAAACTGGAATTGAAATATTATGATCCCGTTACAAACTATGATGAAACTAAATCGGTCATAGTTCAACATCATAAAACACCTTATATGCTTAACCTTAACTTATCTTTTGTTAAACAAACCCAGCATGCTAAATCTTATAAGTTGTCAGGCTGCTATTCAGAAATTAGGGATGAAAGCTATCGCAATAAAAGATAA
- the acpP gene encoding acyl carrier protein — protein sequence MENLKKRFNKLLTDKFGRHPNLLRPEANFREDLGADILDMVELMLEFENEFNIVISDDEAEKITTLGEAETYIKDKIKNSRS from the coding sequence ATGGAAAATTTAAAAAAAAGGTTCAACAAGCTCCTGACCGATAAATTTGGAAGACATCCAAACTTGTTGAGACCAGAAGCAAATTTTAGGGAAGACCTGGGAGCGGATATTTTGGATATGGTGGAATTGATGCTGGAGTTTGAAAATGAGTTTAATATAGTCATTTCAGATGATGAAGCAGAAAAAATAACTACCCTAGGCGAAGCCGAGACATATATTAAAGATAAAATTAAAAATAGTAGATCTTAA